One Haloarcula sp. CBA1127 genomic window carries:
- the folP gene encoding dihydropteroate synthase: MEYHESADYLQSLQRRRPKLGTDTTARMLSHLGDPDGSFDSVQIAGSNGKGSTAQMTESVLRAAGLDVGLFTSPGLNGFREQITVNGGRVPKERVTEFVEQIAPCIDQLAAEDDKPTHFEVLTALALYHFDVEDVDVAVLEVGIGGRYDATSAVDPVASAVTSISLEHTDLLGDTIEEIACDKGQVAPRNAPLVTGTTGAALDAIQGITDTITVGGEAADVTATENGMRSAVENRISLTGSNWALESNLKLLGQHQAENAGVAATLARQLIDVDTETISEGLRAATLPGRFEIRSTDPMVVLDGSHNPGAMETLTTLIERYEYNDLHVVFAAMQDKEYERMIATLPTVETAIAARPEIDRAAGTGSLAAAFEGQAAQIQQIESVPEATERAIATAGEDDFVLVAGSLYAVAEARDRWSRLVVPKDNLQQASTGETAGAGSDQQLHQQMLSVTLRRDQAGVVKQEFEDCGGTCTCSTVGMPEKLVDTTLSGTPRQFQQLTDRLASAGLGLGHLAMQLEDRLSERSFPPPFDGEEAAVMGILNVTPDSFYDGGEYNRRDLAISHAEQMIESGADIVDIGGESTRPGAEPVSIETEIDRVVPVIEAVSSLDTTVSVDTRKAAVADAALDAGADIVNDVSGLSDPEMRFVVADHDASVILMHSLSAPVDPGRTVTYDDVVDDVLRDLTEQILLAEQAGIDREQIIIDPGCGFGKNAAESFELVDRLHEFQALGCPVLVGHSRKSMFAEMSDAEADRLPPTLATTALAAERGADAIRVHDVSENNAVLKTVSATAARPSQFRQQ, from the coding sequence ATGGAGTACCACGAGTCGGCGGACTACCTGCAGTCGCTACAGCGTCGTCGGCCCAAGTTGGGGACCGATACGACGGCGCGGATGCTCTCACATCTCGGTGACCCAGACGGCAGTTTCGACAGCGTACAGATCGCTGGGTCGAACGGAAAGGGAAGCACCGCCCAGATGACCGAGAGTGTGCTCAGAGCCGCCGGGCTAGATGTCGGCCTGTTCACCTCGCCAGGGTTGAACGGCTTCCGGGAGCAAATCACGGTCAACGGCGGCCGGGTACCGAAAGAGCGGGTGACGGAGTTCGTCGAACAGATAGCGCCCTGTATCGACCAGTTGGCTGCCGAGGACGACAAGCCGACACATTTCGAGGTACTCACAGCGCTGGCGCTGTATCACTTCGATGTCGAAGACGTCGACGTGGCAGTCCTAGAAGTCGGTATTGGTGGTCGGTACGACGCAACAAGCGCGGTCGATCCCGTCGCAAGCGCCGTCACTAGCATCAGTTTAGAGCACACCGACCTGCTCGGCGATACAATCGAGGAGATCGCTTGCGACAAAGGGCAGGTCGCCCCAAGAAACGCCCCGCTCGTGACGGGAACGACCGGCGCTGCCCTTGATGCAATCCAGGGAATTACCGACACCATCACTGTCGGTGGTGAGGCGGCCGATGTGACCGCCACGGAGAACGGTATGCGCTCGGCTGTCGAGAACCGTATCTCACTCACGGGCTCGAACTGGGCCCTCGAATCGAACCTCAAGCTGCTCGGACAGCATCAGGCGGAGAACGCTGGCGTTGCCGCGACGCTGGCCCGACAGCTTATCGACGTGGACACGGAAACCATCTCCGAGGGGCTGCGGGCCGCGACGCTGCCAGGCCGGTTCGAGATCCGGTCGACCGACCCGATGGTGGTCCTCGATGGCTCCCACAACCCCGGTGCGATGGAGACGCTGACAACACTCATCGAGCGATACGAGTACAACGACCTCCACGTGGTCTTCGCCGCGATGCAGGACAAGGAGTACGAACGGATGATTGCGACGCTTCCGACCGTCGAGACAGCCATCGCCGCGCGCCCGGAAATCGACCGAGCCGCGGGAACCGGATCGCTCGCTGCCGCGTTTGAGGGGCAGGCAGCACAGATACAGCAGATTGAGTCCGTCCCCGAAGCCACCGAACGAGCAATAGCTACGGCCGGCGAAGACGACTTCGTGCTCGTGGCGGGGTCGCTCTACGCGGTGGCCGAAGCTCGGGACCGTTGGAGTCGGCTGGTCGTTCCAAAGGATAACCTCCAGCAAGCGTCGACGGGAGAGACTGCTGGAGCCGGTAGTGACCAACAACTCCACCAGCAGATGCTTTCGGTCACATTGCGGCGCGACCAGGCGGGAGTCGTCAAACAAGAGTTCGAGGATTGCGGCGGGACCTGTACCTGTTCGACTGTCGGGATGCCGGAGAAACTCGTCGACACGACGCTTTCGGGGACGCCGCGACAGTTTCAACAACTCACTGACCGGCTGGCTTCGGCGGGGCTTGGGCTCGGTCACCTCGCCATGCAACTCGAAGATCGGCTATCTGAGCGGTCGTTTCCGCCGCCGTTTGACGGTGAAGAGGCGGCTGTGATGGGTATTCTCAACGTCACGCCAGATAGTTTCTACGACGGTGGCGAGTACAACCGTCGAGACCTTGCAATCAGTCACGCGGAACAGATGATCGAATCCGGGGCCGATATCGTCGATATCGGCGGCGAGAGCACGCGTCCTGGGGCAGAGCCGGTGTCTATTGAAACGGAAATTGATCGCGTAGTACCGGTCATAGAGGCCGTTTCGTCGCTTGACACGACTGTCTCCGTAGATACCCGAAAGGCTGCCGTCGCTGACGCGGCGCTGGATGCCGGTGCCGACATCGTCAATGACGTATCGGGACTGTCAGACCCCGAGATGCGGTTCGTGGTTGCCGACCACGATGCGTCCGTTATCCTGATGCATAGCCTGTCTGCGCCAGTGGACCCAGGTCGGACTGTGACCTACGACGATGTCGTCGATGACGTGCTTCGAGACCTCACGGAGCAGATACTGCTCGCCGAGCAGGCCGGTATCGACCGTGAACAGATTATCATAGACCCCGGCTGCGGGTTCGGGAAAAACGCCGCCGAATCGTTCGAACTTGTCGACCGGCTCCACGAGTTTCAGGCGCTCGGCTGTCCGGTGTTGGTCGGGCACTCCCGGAAGTCGATGTTTGCCGAGATGAGCGACGCAGAGGCGGACAGGCTGCCGCCGACGCTGGCAACGACAGCGCTTGCCGCTGAACGCGGGGCTGACGCCATCAGGGTCCACGACGTCTCCGAGAACAACGCCGTGCTCAAGACCGTTTCAGCGACGGCGGCTCGGCCATCCCAGTTTCGACAACAGTGA
- a CDS encoding BCCT family transporter, translating to MADSDDQTGGMSDGLQVELFHPESDREPGDTNIQAAGFDIHPVVFPVALAIIALFIAITILLGDTAASAYTWLFNTIGDTFGWFYLLAVNVFIITLLYFAFSKYGNIRIGGVEAEKEFSDFSWMAMLFSAGMGIGLMFFSVSEPLYYFQNPPSFFGAEAGTGAAASAAMAQTFFHWGFHPWAVYGLVGLGLAFFSFNRGLPLTFRSIFWPLLGERIYGWPGHIIDLVTVFATLFGLSTSLGLGVAQVNTGLSYVGGDMLGAVNIPTGTWPQVALIAGITLVATLSVAAGLDGGVKRLSTLNLYLMFALLGFLVIVGPTVYIFGTWTEGLGAYFGNLLALGFFTGTLNEAANGTPTAWTVFYWGWWIAWSPFVGMFIARISKGRSVREFVLGVLFLPSLFSTLWLSVFGGSAMFNSLMGNGQALATYNEVGQTVAMFALLEQFPLGVISGLLATLLVITFFVTSSDSGSLVIDHLTSGGKHDVPRTQRVFWALTEGLVASILLIGGGLTALQTAAITTGLPFALILCLMCYTVYLGLDNEYQILESEEFAETIQDLSERDDVDVVTSGDEMVTDISDPGDDTATGTD from the coding sequence ATGGCAGATAGTGACGACCAAACCGGCGGAATGTCGGACGGGCTCCAGGTAGAACTGTTCCACCCAGAGTCCGACCGCGAGCCCGGTGACACGAACATCCAGGCGGCTGGATTCGATATCCACCCGGTGGTCTTCCCGGTAGCGCTGGCGATCATTGCGTTATTTATCGCCATAACGATACTGCTGGGCGACACAGCAGCCTCTGCGTACACATGGCTGTTCAACACCATCGGTGACACCTTCGGCTGGTTCTACCTGCTGGCGGTGAACGTGTTCATCATTACTTTGCTGTACTTCGCCTTCAGCAAGTACGGCAATATCAGAATCGGCGGCGTTGAAGCCGAAAAAGAGTTCAGTGATTTCTCTTGGATGGCGATGTTGTTCAGCGCCGGCATGGGTATTGGCCTCATGTTCTTCAGCGTCTCAGAACCACTGTATTACTTCCAGAATCCCCCGAGTTTCTTCGGGGCTGAAGCTGGAACCGGTGCGGCAGCGTCCGCCGCGATGGCACAGACGTTCTTCCACTGGGGCTTTCATCCGTGGGCGGTGTATGGCCTCGTGGGACTCGGCCTCGCGTTCTTCTCCTTTAACCGCGGGCTCCCGCTCACCTTCCGGTCGATATTCTGGCCCCTGCTTGGCGAGCGGATTTACGGCTGGCCGGGCCACATCATCGACCTCGTAACGGTGTTCGCGACGCTGTTCGGACTGTCAACCTCGCTGGGACTCGGTGTTGCGCAGGTCAACACGGGACTCTCCTACGTGGGCGGTGATATGCTCGGCGCGGTAAATATCCCGACAGGAACCTGGCCGCAAGTCGCGCTCATCGCTGGGATTACGCTCGTCGCGACCCTCTCGGTCGCGGCGGGGCTTGATGGCGGTGTCAAGCGGCTGAGTACGCTCAACCTCTACCTGATGTTCGCACTGCTTGGGTTCCTCGTTATCGTTGGCCCGACGGTGTACATCTTCGGGACGTGGACCGAAGGGCTGGGCGCGTACTTCGGGAACCTCCTCGCGCTCGGGTTCTTTACCGGAACGCTCAATGAAGCGGCGAACGGGACCCCCACCGCATGGACCGTGTTCTACTGGGGCTGGTGGATCGCGTGGTCGCCGTTCGTCGGGATGTTCATCGCACGCATTTCGAAGGGCCGGTCCGTCCGAGAGTTCGTTCTGGGCGTCCTGTTCCTTCCGTCGCTGTTCTCGACGCTCTGGCTGTCGGTGTTCGGCGGCAGCGCGATGTTCAATTCACTGATGGGGAACGGACAGGCGCTGGCGACGTACAACGAAGTCGGCCAGACCGTCGCGATGTTTGCCCTGCTGGAACAGTTCCCGCTTGGCGTGATTAGCGGCCTGTTGGCGACCCTGCTGGTCATCACGTTCTTCGTCACGTCGTCGGACTCGGGGTCACTGGTCATCGACCACCTGACCTCTGGCGGGAAACACGACGTTCCGCGAACACAGCGGGTCTTCTGGGCCCTCACTGAGGGGCTTGTCGCGTCGATTCTGCTCATCGGCGGCGGGCTGACGGCGCTCCAGACGGCCGCAATCACCACAGGGCTCCCGTTCGCGCTCATCCTGTGTCTGATGTGTTACACGGTGTATCTGGGGCTCGATAACGAGTACCAGATACTCGAATCCGAAGAGTTCGCAGAAACGATTCAGGACCTCTCCGAACGGGATGACGTCGACGTCGTGACCTCTGGTGACGAGATGGTGACGGATATCTCCGACCCGGGAGACGACACGGCAACGGGTACTGACTGA
- a CDS encoding FAD-dependent oxidoreductase, whose product MSTETPPSRADTVVIGAGAVGCSVAYHLTELGAEDVVVIDQGPLPVTGGSSVHAPGIMFQTSPSKIQTKTAHYTSRLLSDAGVYDEVGGIEVARSEERMDFLRRRVEWATSYGLPEPQLLSPEEVTEHLPLVDEDEILGGYYSPTDGRVDGIAALQWYMEHSSASFYGNTEVTDLDVSGGEINAIETDQGRIDCERAVIATNNWGYQTGQLAGLDLPIAPVEHQYVVTEPMEELAGVESSVGDNTTGLDVPGDRSIAEYMSEGPHQPVGRDQDHSLYFRTHGDALGMGSYNHETLSVDPEAMGKNTEEHQASVRGFTKEHWETPTHRGRDKSAKQAFDELLPATQDVEYEATENGIFVFTPDGMPAVGETAQVDGLWTGLAIWWTHSGGYGRILAEWMENGVPRLPSGPVDTGGIHVRRFEPHAGEKDYFVDRGAKRYEQVYSIVEPRWQPDDHRTLRTSPFYHQQKELGAEFYQSGGWETPQWYESNADLVEKYEDRIPDQDGWQGINRSKIEAAEHLHTRDKVSMFDMTTFSSIMVEGEGSQAFLQRVCSNDMDLETGQVRYSLLLNEGGGILADITVVKLDDEEFMVTTGGGNSPGIHGGHLEDEAPATVSVHVEEGAKSTIGLWGPNARLLLQRCTDADVTNDGFPYFRAKQMYVGDVPVIALRVSYVGELGWELWAPTEYGQRLWETLQDAGEDLVVRPMGGGALSSMRLEKGYRLWGTDIDTDSNPFEAGLPFAVDMDTEFIGKEALETAREEGIDSKITPLTLDDSTDIMLSGRPVLKDGDAIGYVQAGNYGYSLGESIAYTYVPTEHAEAGTSVQIQCEGETYDATVRDEPLFDPARERITR is encoded by the coding sequence ATGAGCACAGAGACTCCCCCGTCTCGGGCGGATACTGTTGTTATCGGTGCCGGGGCCGTCGGGTGTAGCGTCGCGTATCACCTGACGGAACTCGGCGCGGAGGACGTTGTCGTCATCGACCAGGGACCGCTCCCGGTCACCGGCGGCTCGTCGGTCCACGCCCCCGGAATAATGTTCCAGACGTCGCCGTCGAAGATACAGACGAAGACCGCGCACTACACCAGTCGGCTCCTCTCCGACGCCGGTGTCTACGACGAGGTCGGCGGCATCGAAGTGGCCCGCAGCGAGGAGCGCATGGACTTCCTCCGTCGGCGCGTCGAGTGGGCAACTTCCTACGGGCTTCCGGAACCGCAGTTGCTCTCGCCCGAGGAAGTCACCGAGCACCTCCCGCTGGTCGACGAGGACGAAATCCTCGGTGGCTACTACTCGCCGACCGACGGTCGCGTCGACGGTATCGCCGCGCTCCAGTGGTACATGGAGCACTCTTCAGCGTCGTTCTACGGGAACACGGAGGTCACGGACCTGGATGTTTCGGGGGGCGAAATCAACGCTATCGAGACCGATCAGGGTCGAATCGATTGTGAGCGAGCCGTTATTGCGACGAACAACTGGGGCTACCAGACCGGCCAGCTGGCCGGGCTCGACCTTCCGATTGCCCCGGTTGAGCACCAGTACGTCGTCACCGAGCCGATGGAGGAACTCGCCGGCGTCGAATCCTCTGTCGGCGACAACACGACTGGGCTGGACGTTCCGGGGGACCGCTCTATCGCGGAGTACATGAGCGAAGGGCCACACCAGCCGGTCGGTCGCGACCAGGACCACTCGCTGTACTTCCGGACCCACGGCGACGCGCTCGGGATGGGGTCGTACAACCACGAGACGCTCTCGGTCGACCCCGAGGCGATGGGGAAAAACACCGAGGAACACCAGGCATCAGTGAGAGGGTTCACGAAAGAACACTGGGAGACGCCAACCCACCGTGGCCGGGACAAGTCTGCGAAGCAGGCCTTCGACGAACTGTTGCCGGCGACACAGGACGTAGAATACGAGGCCACTGAGAACGGTATCTTCGTCTTTACGCCCGATGGGATGCCGGCCGTCGGCGAGACAGCACAGGTCGACGGTCTCTGGACAGGGCTGGCCATCTGGTGGACCCACTCCGGGGGGTACGGCCGCATCCTCGCGGAGTGGATGGAGAACGGCGTTCCGCGCCTGCCGTCCGGGCCGGTCGATACCGGCGGCATTCACGTCCGACGGTTCGAACCCCACGCGGGCGAGAAGGACTACTTCGTCGACCGCGGGGCCAAGCGCTACGAGCAGGTGTACAGTATCGTCGAGCCCCGGTGGCAGCCCGACGACCACCGCACACTCCGGACGAGTCCATTCTACCACCAGCAGAAGGAACTTGGCGCGGAGTTCTACCAGAGCGGCGGCTGGGAGACGCCACAGTGGTACGAGTCGAACGCCGACCTCGTTGAGAAGTACGAGGACCGGATTCCCGATCAGGACGGCTGGCAGGGAATCAACCGCTCAAAGATCGAGGCCGCCGAGCATCTCCACACCCGCGACAAGGTGTCGATGTTCGACATGACGACGTTCAGTTCGATCATGGTCGAGGGCGAGGGGAGCCAGGCGTTCCTCCAGCGGGTCTGTAGCAACGATATGGACCTCGAAACTGGACAGGTCCGCTACTCGCTGCTGTTGAACGAGGGCGGCGGCATCCTCGCGGACATCACAGTCGTCAAACTCGACGACGAGGAGTTCATGGTGACGACCGGCGGTGGGAACTCCCCCGGCATCCACGGCGGCCACCTCGAAGACGAGGCTCCGGCGACCGTATCGGTCCATGTTGAGGAGGGCGCGAAGTCAACGATCGGCCTCTGGGGACCGAACGCGCGGCTCCTCCTCCAGCGATGTACTGACGCAGACGTGACCAACGATGGCTTCCCGTACTTCCGCGCCAAGCAGATGTACGTCGGGGACGTGCCGGTCATCGCCTTGCGAGTTTCGTACGTCGGTGAACTCGGCTGGGAGCTTTGGGCGCCGACGGAGTACGGCCAGCGACTCTGGGAGACACTGCAGGACGCCGGCGAGGATCTTGTGGTTCGGCCGATGGGCGGCGGCGCGCTCAGTTCCATGCGGTTAGAGAAAGGCTACCGCCTCTGGGGGACGGACATCGACACGGACTCGAACCCCTTCGAGGCCGGGCTGCCCTTCGCCGTGGACATGGACACCGAATTCATCGGCAAGGAGGCACTTGAGACCGCACGCGAGGAGGGCATCGACAGCAAGATCACGCCGCTCACACTCGACGACTCGACGGACATCATGCTGAGTGGGCGGCCGGTGCTGAAAGACGGCGACGCGATCGGCTACGTGCAGGCCGGGAACTACGGCTACAGTCTCGGCGAGTCAATCGCGTACACGTACGTTCCGACCGAACACGCCGAAGCCGGCACGTCGGTTCAGATACAGTGTGAGGGCGAGACCTACGACGCGACGGTGCGTGACGAGCCACTGTTCGATCCGGCTCGGGAGCGCATCACCAGATGA
- a CDS encoding cyclodeaminase/cyclohydrolase family protein, which produces MTFADQPIGEFLDDVASGQVTPSGGAVAAVGGAMGAALCEMVCIHTASTDGSSVESGELSTLADALADCRERLLDLADEDAVAVDAVGAAFESGDDARVQAASKRSTEVPLETAEVCLDVVEHARTVTTKGTAVAVPDAAVGAMLAAAALQASVSTVRANLDMIDDESFVAAMKRRADETEAAGEAALDEAVANAER; this is translated from the coding sequence ATGACGTTTGCGGACCAGCCAATTGGTGAGTTTCTCGACGACGTCGCGTCGGGGCAGGTGACCCCAAGCGGCGGTGCAGTCGCGGCCGTCGGCGGCGCGATGGGCGCGGCGCTCTGTGAGATGGTCTGTATCCACACTGCCAGCACAGACGGCTCCAGTGTAGAGTCCGGTGAGCTATCGACGCTGGCGGACGCTCTGGCCGACTGCCGGGAACGGCTGCTTGACCTCGCTGACGAGGACGCGGTAGCGGTTGACGCGGTTGGGGCCGCGTTCGAGTCCGGAGACGACGCCCGGGTTCAGGCGGCTTCGAAGCGCTCGACGGAGGTGCCACTGGAGACGGCCGAGGTCTGTCTCGATGTCGTCGAGCACGCCCGCACGGTGACTACGAAGGGGACAGCGGTCGCCGTCCCGGACGCGGCGGTCGGGGCGATGCTCGCGGCGGCGGCACTACAGGCGTCCGTCTCGACTGTTCGGGCCAATCTCGACATGATAGACGACGAATCATTCGTGGCAGCCATGAAACGGCGGGCAGACGAGACAGAAGCGGCCGGCGAAGCGGCGCTCGACGAAGCGGTCGCAAACGCGGAGCGGTGA
- a CDS encoding universal stress protein produces the protein MYDHILVPYDGSDEARRGAEHGIELAAALDATVHALYVIDLPGTPRALALRDDEEEMREEYREYGEEVLANLGTIAEEHGVDYETHFKTGAPSEEIVEFAEGEGMDAIVLGSAFRGKLGNLLGGTTDKVVRTSSIPVISQRMSVNDI, from the coding sequence ATGTACGACCACATACTCGTCCCGTATGACGGCAGCGATGAGGCCCGGAGAGGGGCAGAACACGGCATCGAACTCGCCGCTGCACTCGACGCGACAGTCCATGCATTGTACGTCATCGATCTGCCGGGCACACCCCGTGCGCTCGCGCTCAGAGACGATGAGGAGGAGATGCGCGAGGAGTATCGGGAGTACGGGGAGGAGGTACTGGCGAATCTCGGGACTATCGCTGAAGAACACGGTGTCGACTACGAAACGCACTTCAAAACGGGCGCGCCCAGCGAAGAGATCGTCGAGTTCGCCGAAGGCGAAGGTATGGACGCGATTGTTCTTGGCTCGGCGTTCCGCGGGAAACTCGGAAATCTGCTCGGTGGGACAACAGATAAAGTGGTCCGGACGTCGAGCATTCCAGTCATCAGCCAGCGGATGAGCGTCAACGATATTTGA
- the ilvA gene encoding threonine ammonia-lyase, producing MTQTESDTLPVTYADIERARERLDDDTVVKKTPVERSSSLGGFVDAEVYLKMEHLQWTGSFKTRGAYNKISQDVADGVDSFVAASAGNHAQGVALAATKCGAESTIFMPENAPQAKIDATRSYGGSVELVGNDFQETMSHAKAVVEETNAEFVHAYDDLDIIAGQGTLGTEMYHDCPDVDTVIVPIGGGGLISGVSTAIKHLSPETRVVGVQATGAETVHESLDKGIPVVLDEVDTIADGIATGGISETTLDIIEANVDEVVTVSDTDIAQAILLLMERAKQVVEGAGAASVAAVLSDSLDVSGETVMPLLCGGNLDMTQMREVLIHALTERQQLLQLRVRIDDQPGVMEEISGVIARQGANIHDVRHERSVENLEIGEAYLVFNVETSGAEHAQTIITAIRDAGYPVDNVAREAKSGAL from the coding sequence ATGACACAAACCGAATCGGACACCCTGCCCGTCACATACGCGGACATCGAACGAGCCCGCGAACGCCTGGACGACGACACAGTTGTAAAGAAGACGCCGGTCGAACGGAGCTCGTCCCTTGGTGGGTTCGTTGACGCCGAGGTGTACTTGAAGATGGAGCACCTCCAGTGGACAGGGTCGTTCAAAACCAGAGGCGCGTACAACAAAATCTCGCAGGATGTCGCCGACGGCGTTGACTCCTTCGTCGCTGCCAGCGCCGGGAACCACGCACAGGGCGTCGCCCTTGCCGCGACGAAATGCGGGGCAGAGTCGACGATTTTCATGCCGGAAAACGCACCACAGGCCAAGATCGACGCCACAAGGTCCTACGGCGGAAGCGTCGAACTGGTCGGCAACGACTTTCAGGAGACGATGTCCCACGCCAAAGCGGTCGTCGAGGAGACCAACGCTGAGTTCGTCCACGCCTACGACGACCTGGACATCATTGCCGGACAGGGGACCCTCGGAACGGAAATGTACCACGACTGCCCCGATGTCGACACAGTCATCGTCCCCATCGGAGGCGGTGGACTTATCAGCGGTGTCTCGACCGCAATCAAGCACCTCTCGCCCGAGACGCGGGTCGTCGGCGTTCAGGCGACCGGCGCTGAAACGGTGCATGAAAGTCTCGACAAGGGTATTCCGGTCGTGCTTGACGAAGTCGACACCATCGCCGACGGTATCGCTACGGGCGGTATCTCGGAGACGACGCTCGACATTATCGAGGCAAACGTCGATGAGGTCGTGACGGTTTCGGACACCGATATCGCACAGGCGATTCTCCTGTTGATGGAACGGGCCAAGCAGGTCGTAGAAGGTGCCGGGGCCGCCTCTGTGGCTGCCGTACTGAGTGACAGCCTTGACGTGTCGGGTGAAACGGTGATGCCGCTGCTCTGTGGCGGGAACCTCGATATGACACAGATGCGAGAAGTTCTCATCCATGCGCTCACGGAGCGCCAGCAGCTCCTTCAGCTCCGGGTTCGGATCGACGACCAGCCGGGTGTGATGGAGGAGATATCGGGCGTTATCGCCCGGCAAGGGGCCAATATCCACGACGTTCGGCACGAACGGTCCGTCGAGAATCTCGAAATCGGGGAGGCGTATCTCGTATTCAACGTCGAGACGAGCGGTGCCGAGCACGCACAGACGATCATCACAGCGATACGTGACGCGGGCTATCCCGTTGATAACGTTGCACGGGAAGCGAAAAGCGGCGCATTGTAA
- a CDS encoding formate--tetrahydrofolate ligase, producing the protein MSSQDEQSATEETQEPIPTDYDIAQSTDMEPIWELVEPWGLGLDDLQYFGEYTAKVKQHAIERLREQAENREQNLVLVTGMTPTPKGEGKTVTTVGLGQTLNHVGEEAMIAIREPSLGPVFGVKGGAAGGGRSQVLPMEDINLHFTGDLHALTSAHNLIAAMLDAKISQGDDLDIDINNVSWPRAIDMNDRALRETVVGLGGKTGGTPREDSFILTAASELMAVLCLASDIGDLKQRVSRIIVAYDEDGDPVTVEDIEATGPATMLLRDAIKPNVVQTIEGTPALVHGGPFANIAHGTNSLVADKTAFGMGDYLVTEAGFGSDLGAEKFMDVVCRKGDMTPNAVVLVASVRALKYHGLDQWPVDYDEIDEAGVEAVEAGFSNLDKHATNLQKFGVPVVVSVNRFPDDTDEEIQAVLDHCREDLGVRAAESNVFSDGSEGGVDLAENVIEATEESNEDDFRMLYDDEDSIKEKIHTVATEIYGADDVKYTGGALDDIEQMNELDFDDYPVVMSKTFHSLSDDASQKGAPEGWELEISEVYPSAGAGFLVALTADALTMPGLPARPAAADMDIDEDGNISGLF; encoded by the coding sequence ATGTCTTCACAGGATGAGCAATCCGCGACCGAAGAAACACAGGAGCCGATTCCGACGGACTACGACATCGCCCAGTCGACCGACATGGAGCCGATCTGGGAACTGGTCGAACCGTGGGGACTCGGCCTCGACGACCTCCAGTACTTCGGCGAATACACCGCGAAAGTCAAACAACACGCCATCGAGCGCCTCCGCGAGCAGGCCGAAAACAGGGAGCAGAACCTTGTGTTGGTAACCGGGATGACGCCGACGCCGAAAGGCGAAGGGAAGACGGTAACTACTGTGGGTCTTGGGCAAACGCTCAATCACGTCGGCGAGGAAGCAATGATCGCCATCCGGGAACCGTCGCTTGGCCCGGTGTTCGGTGTCAAGGGCGGTGCGGCAGGCGGCGGCCGGTCGCAGGTCCTTCCGATGGAGGACATCAACCTCCATTTCACCGGCGACCTCCACGCGCTCACCTCCGCGCACAACCTCATCGCCGCGATGCTTGACGCGAAAATCTCGCAGGGCGACGATCTGGACATCGACATCAACAACGTCTCCTGGCCGCGCGCTATCGACATGAACGACCGCGCGCTCCGGGAGACAGTCGTCGGCCTCGGCGGGAAAACCGGTGGGACCCCGCGAGAGGATAGCTTCATTTTGACGGCGGCCTCCGAGCTGATGGCAGTCCTCTGTCTGGCCAGCGATATCGGAGACCTCAAACAACGGGTCAGTCGCATCATCGTCGCTTACGACGAAGACGGCGACCCGGTGACCGTCGAGGACATTGAGGCGACCGGCCCAGCAACCATGCTTCTCCGGGATGCGATCAAACCGAACGTCGTCCAGACTATCGAGGGGACGCCGGCACTGGTCCACGGCGGGCCGTTCGCGAACATTGCTCACGGGACGAACTCGCTGGTCGCCGACAAGACCGCATTCGGCATGGGCGACTACCTCGTCACTGAGGCCGGCTTCGGCTCCGACCTGGGAGCCGAGAAGTTCATGGATGTGGTCTGTCGCAAAGGCGATATGACGCCGAACGCCGTCGTGCTGGTGGCGTCGGTCCGCGCGCTCAAATACCACGGACTCGACCAATGGCCGGTCGACTACGACGAAATCGACGAAGCCGGCGTCGAAGCCGTCGAAGCGGGCTTCTCGAACCTCGACAAGCACGCGACGAACCTTCAGAAGTTCGGCGTCCCGGTCGTCGTCTCCGTCAACCGCTTCCCGGACGACACCGACGAGGAGATTCAGGCCGTGCTGGACCACTGCCGTGAGGACCTCGGTGTCCGTGCCGCAGAGTCGAACGTCTTCTCCGACGGGAGCGAAGGCGGCGTCGACCTCGCGGAGAACGTCATCGAGGCCACCGAGGAGAGCAACGAGGATGACTTCCGGATGCTGTACGACGACGAGGACAGCATCAAGGAGAAGATCCACACCGTCGCGACCGAGATTTACGGCGCTGACGACGTGAAATACACCGGCGGCGCGCTCGACGATATCGAGCAGATGAACGAGCTTGACTTCGACGATTACCCGGTCGTTATGTCCAAGACCTTCCACTCGCTGAGCGACGACGCGAGTCAGAAGGGTGCGCCGGAGGGCTGGGAACTCGAAATCAGCGAAGTGTACCCATCCGCCGGCGCGGGCTTCCTGGTCGCTCTCACGGCCGACGCGCTCACCATGCCCGGCCTACCGGCCCGGCCGGCCGCGGCCGACATGGACATCGACGAGGACGGGAACATTTCGGGCCTGTTCTGA